The following are encoded in a window of Campylobacterota bacterium genomic DNA:
- a CDS encoding nucleotidyltransferase domain-containing protein — translation MHDDGVQQKYKDKIIRVLSALFPDAKIYLYGSRAKGTHREWSDIDLALDAGKKLERVDVGEARDMFQESNIPYKISVVDFNGVSQDFKQEIGETKVVWKK, via the coding sequence ATGCACGATGATGGTGTACAACAAAAATATAAAGATAAAATTATTCGTGTTTTATCAGCACTTTTTCCTGATGCTAAAATTTATTTGTATGGTTCACGGGCAAAGGGAACCCACCGTGAATGGTCTGATATAGATTTGGCTTTAGACGCCGGCAAAAAACTTGAACGAGTTGATGTTGGGGAAGCACGCGATATGTTTCAAGAATCTAATATTCCGTACAAAATTAGTGTGGTTGATTTTAATGGAGTTTCTCAGGATTTTAAACAAGAAATAGGTGAAACGAAGGTTGTATGGAAAAAATAG
- a CDS encoding nucleotidyltransferase substrate binding protein, which yields MEKIEKRKQGLKKILLRLQESLEKMESAADYEMVRDSAIKRFELCYDVFWKCMKDLLYDKHGITIASPKGVFKESLEQEVISQKDLDELSSIHEDRNLATYLYDEDCAQSLAQRLDQHYQCFKRLSTLFFD from the coding sequence ATGGAAAAAATAGAAAAGCGCAAACAAGGACTAAAAAAGATTTTGCTTCGCTTGCAAGAATCGCTTGAAAAAATGGAGAGTGCTGCTGATTATGAGATGGTTCGCGATAGTGCAATTAAACGCTTCGAGCTGTGCTATGATGTTTTTTGGAAGTGTATGAAAGATTTGCTTTATGACAAGCATGGTATCACTATTGCAAGCCCTAAGGGTGTTTTTAAAGAAAGTTTGGAGCAAGAAGTCATTTCGCAAAAAGATTTAGATGAGCTTTCCAGTATTCATGAAGACAGAAATCTTGCAACTTATTTGTACGACGAAGATTGTGCTCAGTCTCTTGCGCAAAGACTTGATCAGCACTATCAATGTTTTAAGCGTTTATCGACACTCTTTTTTGATTAA